In bacterium, a single window of DNA contains:
- a CDS encoding DUF116 domain-containing protein: MSGSSFRSPWQGPWRRIWVAAVRRLLRPAPRFETRFIAWLVERQNRRVRRHLRRQPPRSALLILPRCVKQTGCRVDVQTSVEPCLSCRACPVGDAAAACADRGLTALVAFRSHIAFALAREHRPDVIVATACHDRLIKALVHVPEFPALLAPLTGMAAPCRDATFDTSWLVAELDRVAPPAPAVAVR; the protein is encoded by the coding sequence ATGAGCGGCAGCAGCTTCCGCTCGCCCTGGCAGGGGCCCTGGCGCCGGATCTGGGTCGCGGCCGTGCGGCGGCTGCTGCGGCCGGCCCCCCGGTTCGAGACCCGCTTCATCGCCTGGTTGGTGGAACGCCAGAACCGGCGCGTGCGCCGTCACCTGCGGCGCCAGCCGCCCCGCAGCGCCCTGCTCATCCTGCCCCGCTGCGTCAAGCAGACCGGCTGCCGGGTCGACGTGCAGACGTCGGTGGAGCCCTGCCTGAGCTGCCGTGCCTGCCCCGTGGGCGACGCCGCGGCCGCTTGCGCCGACCGCGGCCTCACGGCCCTGGTCGCCTTCCGCAGCCACATCGCCTTCGCCCTGGCCCGTGAGCACCGCCCTGACGTCATCGTGGCCACCGCCTGCCACGACCGACTGATCAAGGCCCTCGTGCACGTGCCCGAGTTTCCCGCCCTGCTGGCCCCGCTGACGGGCATGGCGGCGCCGTGCCGCGACGCGACGTTCGACACGTCCTGGCTGGTCGCGGAACTCGACCGCGTGGCCCCGCCGGCGCCGGCCGTGGCGGTTCGATGA
- a CDS encoding UbiA family prenyltransferase, whose product MTPVGWLTAAVRLARPAQWPILTAQFALAVLLAGPGPESGFAAWAHGLAPASLLGGWAAWVVLLNGGTLAFNSAYDRDTGPVAYLAAPPVPPPGLAPFALAAMAAGVVLGARAVGPFFAAVTAGCVLLSVAYSHPAVRLKARPGWDLAVNMVGYGAGTTAAGLATGGGGPTGPGWGFVAGFGLLFGSFYPLTQIYQAADDSARGDRTLATALGTRRALALALGLGLAAAGVLGGALVGAERTAAWWVPAAALGLWCLHVAWWRARAARWNAARHERGMYTALGLWALIDVALAWAWLAG is encoded by the coding sequence ATGACCCCCGTCGGCTGGTTGACCGCGGCCGTGCGGCTGGCGCGTCCGGCCCAGTGGCCCATCCTGACGGCCCAGTTCGCCCTGGCCGTGCTGCTGGCGGGTCCGGGCCCGGAGTCCGGGTTCGCCGCCTGGGCGCACGGCCTGGCTCCCGCGTCGCTGCTGGGCGGCTGGGCGGCCTGGGTCGTGCTGCTCAACGGCGGCACCCTCGCCTTCAACAGCGCCTACGATCGCGACACGGGGCCCGTCGCCTACCTGGCCGCGCCCCCGGTGCCGCCGCCGGGACTGGCCCCCTTCGCGCTGGCGGCCATGGCTGCCGGGGTGGTTCTCGGGGCCCGGGCGGTGGGGCCGTTCTTTGCGGCGGTGACGGCAGGATGCGTGCTGCTGTCGGTGGCCTACTCCCACCCGGCGGTGCGTCTGAAGGCGCGTCCCGGCTGGGACCTGGCCGTGAACATGGTCGGCTACGGCGCCGGCACCACCGCGGCCGGCCTGGCCACGGGCGGCGGGGGCCCGACGGGCCCGGGCTGGGGCTTCGTGGCCGGATTCGGCCTGCTCTTCGGCTCCTTCTATCCCCTGACCCAGATCTACCAGGCCGCCGACGACAGCGCGCGGGGCGATCGCACCCTCGCCACGGCCCTCGGCACCCGGCGGGCCCTCGCGCTGGCGCTCGGACTGGGGCTGGCGGCGGCGGGGGTGCTGGGCGGCGCCCTCGTCGGGGCGGAACGGACGGCCGCCTGGTGGGTGCCGGCGGCGGCGCTGGGCCTGTGGTGCCTGCACGTGGCCTGGTGGCGGGCCCGCGCGGCGCGCTGGAACGCGGCGCGACACGAGCGCGGCATGTACACGGCGTTGGGTCTGTGGGCCCTGATCGACGTCGCGCTGGCCTGGGCGTGGCTGGCGGGGTGA
- a CDS encoding TrmH family RNA methyltransferase yields MVFTTPFPPPAGGSDRSGSALRARMPVFALLDNIRSVWNVGSIFRTADGAGFGGLVLTGMTATPPRPDMEKVALGATQSVPWSYQKDAVAAARALRDTGRPLVVLEQTPQARPWDDFPYPFPHVCVVGHEVHGVDPAIVDLADHVVEIPMAGAKDSLNVAVSFGILAYAVRRAWLAAGCPEGQGTP; encoded by the coding sequence ATGGTCTTCACCACCCCTTTTCCGCCGCCTGCCGGCGGCAGCGACCGGTCCGGATCCGCCCTGCGGGCCCGGATGCCGGTCTTTGCCCTGCTCGACAACATCCGCAGCGTGTGGAACGTGGGCTCGATCTTCCGCACCGCCGACGGCGCCGGTTTCGGCGGCCTCGTGCTCACGGGCATGACGGCCACGCCGCCCCGGCCGGACATGGAGAAGGTCGCCCTCGGCGCAACGCAATCCGTACCATGGAGTTACCAGAAAGATGCCGTGGCGGCGGCGCGGGCGCTGCGGGACACCGGCCGCCCCCTCGTCGTGCTGGAACAGACGCCGCAGGCCCGCCCGTGGGACGACTTCCCCTACCCCTTCCCCCACGTCTGCGTGGTGGGGCACGAGGTGCACGGGGTCGATCCGGCCATCGTGGACCTGGCCGACCACGTGGTCGAGATCCCCATGGCGGGCGCCAAGGATTCCCTGAACGTGGCGGTCAGCTTCGGGATCCTGGCCTACGCGGTGCGCCGCGCCTGGCTGGCCGCCGGGTGTCCCGAGGGGCAGGGAACACCATGA